One window of Nocardioides dongkuii genomic DNA carries:
- the argF gene encoding ornithine carbamoyltransferase → MTRHLLADDDLSPAEQAQVLDLAARLKAAPYDARPLAGPQSVAMVFDKPTLRTQVSFAAGIAELGGNPMLVEGRLAGIGVRESVEDVARVLGRQVAAVVWRTFEQSDLELMAAHAGVPVVNALTDEFHPCQLVADLLTVRERCGGLAGLTVAFVGDGACNMGNSWLLAGATAGMHVRISAPEGYLPAEAMFDRAHRIAATTGGSATAVPDPVEAVRGADVVVTDTWVSMGKEGEEAARERVFGPWSLTTELLAHAAQDAVVLHCLPAYRGKEIAAEVIDGPQSAVWDEAENRRHAQKAVLAFLLADGATDGTGSP, encoded by the coding sequence GTGACCCGCCATCTCCTCGCCGACGACGACCTGAGCCCCGCCGAGCAGGCACAGGTCCTCGACCTGGCCGCCCGCCTCAAGGCCGCGCCGTACGACGCGCGCCCGCTGGCCGGGCCGCAGTCGGTCGCGATGGTCTTCGACAAGCCGACGCTGCGCACCCAGGTCTCGTTCGCGGCCGGCATCGCCGAGCTCGGCGGCAACCCGATGCTGGTCGAGGGCCGGCTCGCCGGCATCGGCGTCCGCGAGTCCGTCGAGGACGTCGCCCGGGTGCTCGGCCGTCAGGTCGCCGCCGTCGTGTGGCGCACCTTCGAGCAGTCCGACCTCGAGCTGATGGCCGCGCACGCCGGCGTCCCGGTCGTCAACGCGCTCACCGACGAGTTCCACCCCTGCCAGCTGGTCGCCGACCTGCTGACCGTGCGCGAGCGGTGCGGCGGCCTCGCCGGGCTGACCGTCGCGTTCGTCGGCGACGGCGCGTGCAACATGGGGAACTCCTGGCTGCTCGCCGGCGCCACCGCTGGCATGCACGTGCGGATCAGCGCCCCGGAGGGCTACCTGCCGGCCGAGGCGATGTTCGACCGCGCGCACCGGATCGCCGCCACCACCGGCGGGTCGGCCACCGCCGTCCCCGACCCGGTCGAGGCGGTCCGGGGCGCCGACGTCGTCGTCACCGACACCTGGGTCTCGATGGGCAAGGAGGGCGAGGAGGCGGCGCGCGAGCGGGTCTTCGGGCCCTGGTCGCTCACCACCGAGCTGCTCGCCCACGCGGCGCAGGACGCCGTGGTGCTGCACTGCCTGCCGGCGTACCGCGGCAAGGAGATCGCCGCGGAGGTCATCGACGGCCCGCAGAGCGCCGTCTGGGACGAGGCCGAGAACCGCCGGCACGCCCAGAAGGCGGTGCTCGCGTTCCTGCTGGCCGACGGTGCGACGGACGGGACGGGGTCACCGTGA
- a CDS encoding acetylornithine transaminase: protein MSATPIQERYAASLMNTFGPPKLALVRGEGAHVWDAEGTRYLDLLGGIAVNALGHAHPALVGAVTTQLQTLGHVSNFFTTGPQVDLAERLLSLVLAGREGGGHVFLTNSGAEANEAAFKLTRRTGRTHVVAAEGGFHGRTMGALALTSKEAYRRPFEPLPGEVTFVPYGDAEALAAAVTDETAAILLEPIQGEAGVIVPPDGYLAAARRTADEHGALLWLDEVQTGMGRVGRWFAHDPASVRPDIVTVAKGLAGGFPIGACIGLGAAGELFEPGNHGTTFGGNPVACAAALAVIGTIEEEGLLEHVTALGTRLRDGLAADPRVTEVRGQGLLVGLDLSAEVSAQVFTAALAHGFILNNPTPGRIRLAPPLVLTTEDADAFLAAWPAILDAAYDQAES from the coding sequence GTGAGCGCCACCCCGATCCAGGAGCGGTACGCCGCGTCCTTGATGAACACCTTCGGCCCGCCGAAGCTCGCGCTGGTCCGCGGCGAGGGCGCGCACGTCTGGGACGCCGAGGGCACCCGGTACCTCGACCTGCTCGGCGGCATCGCCGTCAACGCCCTCGGCCACGCGCACCCCGCGCTCGTCGGGGCCGTCACCACGCAGCTGCAGACGCTCGGCCACGTCTCCAACTTCTTCACCACCGGCCCCCAGGTCGACCTCGCCGAGCGGCTGCTGTCCCTCGTGCTCGCCGGCCGCGAGGGGGGCGGCCACGTCTTCCTGACCAACTCGGGCGCGGAGGCCAACGAGGCCGCGTTCAAGCTGACCCGGCGCACCGGCCGCACCCACGTGGTCGCGGCCGAGGGCGGCTTCCACGGCCGCACGATGGGCGCCCTGGCGCTCACCTCGAAGGAGGCCTACCGCAGGCCGTTCGAGCCGCTGCCCGGCGAGGTCACCTTCGTCCCGTACGGCGACGCCGAGGCGCTCGCCGCCGCGGTCACCGATGAGACGGCGGCGATCCTGCTCGAGCCGATCCAGGGCGAGGCCGGCGTGATCGTGCCGCCGGACGGCTACCTCGCCGCGGCCCGCCGTACCGCCGACGAGCACGGGGCGCTGCTCTGGCTCGACGAGGTGCAGACCGGCATGGGTCGCGTCGGCCGCTGGTTCGCCCACGACCCGGCGTCGGTCCGTCCCGACATCGTGACGGTCGCGAAGGGGCTCGCGGGCGGGTTCCCGATCGGCGCCTGCATCGGCCTGGGCGCCGCGGGGGAGCTGTTCGAGCCGGGCAACCACGGCACCACCTTCGGCGGCAACCCGGTGGCCTGCGCCGCCGCGCTCGCCGTGATCGGCACCATCGAGGAGGAGGGCCTCCTCGAGCACGTGACCGCGCTGGGCACCAGGCTCCGCGACGGCCTCGCCGCCGACCCCCGGGTGACCGAGGTGCGCGGCCAGGGCCTGCTGGTCGGGCTGGACCTCTCCGCCGAGGTGTCCGCCCAGGTGTTCACCGCGGCGCTCGCGCACGGGTTCATCCTCAACAACCCGACCCCCGGCCGGATCCGGCTCGCGCCGCCGCTGGTGCTCACCACCGAGGACGCCGACGCCTTCCTCGCGGCGTGGCCGGCGATCCTGGACGCGGCGTACGACCAGGCCGAGTCGTGA
- the argB gene encoding acetylglutamate kinase: protein MNDSTLPDGSFDTGKPDQAKARTLAAALPWLKRYHGKIVVVKYGGNAMTDDTLKRAFAEDIAFLRFAGFRPVVVHGGGPQISQMLDRLGIDSEFRGGLRVTTPEAMDVVRMVLVGQVQRELVGLINEHGPLAVGCSGEDAGLFTAEQTGTVVDGEEVDLGLVGEVTRVRPESVLDLIEAGRIPVVSSVAPDVHGVVHNVNADTAAAALAVALGAEKLLVLTDVEGLYLDWPDSEDVIGEISPEALAEILPTLASGMVPKMGACLKAVQEGVPRATVVDGREPHAVILELFTQEGVGTQVLPGVETKTRKARDTP from the coding sequence ATGAACGACAGCACGCTGCCCGACGGCAGCTTCGACACCGGCAAGCCCGACCAGGCCAAGGCGCGCACGCTCGCCGCGGCGCTGCCGTGGCTCAAGCGCTACCACGGCAAGATCGTGGTGGTGAAGTACGGCGGCAACGCCATGACCGACGACACCCTCAAGCGGGCCTTCGCCGAGGACATCGCGTTCCTCCGCTTCGCGGGGTTCCGCCCGGTCGTCGTGCACGGCGGCGGGCCGCAGATCTCGCAGATGCTCGACCGCCTCGGCATCGACTCGGAGTTCCGCGGCGGCCTCCGCGTCACCACCCCCGAGGCGATGGACGTGGTCCGGATGGTGCTGGTCGGCCAGGTCCAGCGCGAGCTGGTGGGGCTGATCAACGAGCACGGGCCGCTGGCCGTCGGGTGCTCGGGCGAGGACGCCGGGCTGTTCACCGCCGAGCAGACCGGCACGGTCGTCGACGGCGAGGAGGTCGACCTCGGGCTCGTGGGCGAGGTGACGCGGGTGCGCCCGGAGTCGGTGCTCGACCTGATCGAGGCGGGCCGGATCCCGGTGGTCTCCAGCGTCGCGCCCGACGTCCACGGCGTGGTCCACAACGTCAATGCCGACACCGCCGCGGCCGCGCTGGCCGTGGCCCTGGGCGCGGAGAAGCTGCTCGTGCTCACCGACGTGGAGGGGCTCTACCTCGACTGGCCCGACTCCGAGGACGTGATCGGGGAGATCAGCCCGGAGGCGCTCGCCGAGATCCTGCCTACCCTGGCCAGCGGCATGGTCCCCAAGATGGGCGCCTGCCTCAAGGCCGTCCAGGAGGGCGTCCCGCGCGCCACCGTCGTCGACGGGCGGGAGCCGCACGCGGTGATCCTCGAGCTGTTCACCCAGGAGGGCGTGGGCACCCAGGTGCTGCCCGGCGTCGAGACCAAGACCCGGAAGGCGAGGGACACCCCGTGA
- a CDS encoding ACT domain-containing protein, whose product MTADQPDQPTDQPTEQQPAGPTYTLQQFPEKLAVIRLPPGSEVPAWAESASLFSITATATETSLVCAGRDVPTKTAARRGLTAFAVQGPLDPEDVGVLAALLVPLAEERIAVFTISTYDTDWVLLPVGDAERAAEAWRRRGHTVAIAVPVPPVRKQKKKK is encoded by the coding sequence CAGCCGACCGACCAGCCGACCGAGCAGCAGCCCGCCGGCCCGACGTACACCCTCCAGCAGTTCCCGGAGAAGCTCGCCGTGATCCGGCTCCCTCCGGGCTCGGAGGTGCCGGCGTGGGCGGAGTCGGCCTCGCTGTTCTCGATCACCGCGACCGCGACGGAGACCTCGCTGGTCTGCGCGGGTCGCGACGTGCCGACCAAGACCGCGGCCCGCCGCGGCCTGACCGCCTTCGCGGTGCAGGGCCCCCTCGACCCCGAGGACGTCGGCGTGCTCGCCGCGCTGCTCGTCCCGCTGGCCGAGGAGCGGATCGCGGTCTTCACGATCTCGACCTACGACACCGACTGGGTGCTGCTCCCGGTGGGGGACGCCGAGCGCGCGGCGGAGGCGTGGCGACGACGGGGGCACACCGTCGCCATCGCCGTCCCCGTCCCTCCCGTCAGGAAGCAGAAGAAGAAGAAATGA
- the argJ gene encoding bifunctional glutamate N-acetyltransferase/amino-acid acetyltransferase ArgJ has product MSVTTPAGFTAAGVAAGLKTSGGKDVALVVNAGPTYDSATVFTANRCKANPVLWSQEVVKDGTVRAVVLNSGGANCYTGPEGFQTTHAVAEQVAGHLGIGAVDVVVCSTGLIGLANDRQALLDGVDAAYAGLSAAGGQDAAEAIMTTDSVSKQVVVEGTGWRIGGMAKGAGMLAPQLATMLVVLTTDAVVPAADLDTALRAATRVSFDRLDSDGCMSTNDTVTVMASGASGITPSLPDFTEALAQACTDLAMQLLQDAEGADHEIAITVVNAATEDEAVEVGRSIARSNLFKAAVFGKDPNWGRVLASIGTTDARFDPADLDVAMNGVWVCRQSTPHADPAEVDLGPREVSVTVDLKAGPERATVWTNDLTHAYVHENSAYSS; this is encoded by the coding sequence ATGAGCGTCACCACCCCCGCCGGGTTCACCGCCGCCGGCGTCGCGGCCGGGCTCAAGACCAGCGGCGGCAAGGACGTCGCGCTGGTCGTCAACGCCGGCCCGACGTACGACTCCGCCACCGTGTTCACCGCCAACCGCTGCAAGGCCAACCCCGTCCTGTGGAGCCAGGAGGTGGTCAAGGACGGCACCGTCCGCGCGGTCGTGCTGAACTCCGGCGGCGCCAACTGCTACACCGGCCCCGAGGGGTTCCAGACGACCCACGCGGTCGCCGAGCAGGTCGCCGGCCACCTCGGCATCGGGGCGGTCGACGTCGTCGTCTGCTCGACCGGGCTGATCGGGCTGGCCAACGACCGCCAGGCGCTGCTCGACGGCGTCGACGCGGCGTACGCCGGGCTCTCCGCCGCCGGCGGCCAGGACGCCGCCGAGGCGATCATGACGACCGACTCGGTCAGCAAGCAGGTCGTCGTCGAGGGCACCGGCTGGCGCATCGGCGGGATGGCCAAGGGCGCCGGCATGCTCGCCCCGCAGCTGGCCACCATGCTCGTGGTGCTGACCACCGACGCGGTGGTCCCGGCAGCCGACCTCGACACCGCGCTCCGTGCCGCCACCCGCGTCTCCTTCGACCGGCTGGACTCCGACGGCTGCATGTCGACCAACGACACGGTCACGGTGATGGCGAGCGGCGCCTCGGGCATCACCCCGTCGCTGCCCGACTTCACCGAGGCGCTCGCCCAGGCCTGCACCGACCTCGCGATGCAGCTGCTCCAGGACGCCGAGGGCGCCGACCACGAGATCGCGATCACCGTGGTGAACGCCGCGACCGAGGACGAGGCCGTCGAGGTGGGCCGCAGCATCGCCCGCAGCAACCTGTTCAAGGCCGCGGTCTTCGGCAAGGACCCGAACTGGGGCCGGGTGCTCGCCAGCATCGGCACCACCGACGCGCGGTTCGACCCCGCCGACCTCGACGTCGCGATGAACGGCGTCTGGGTCTGCCGGCAGTCCACGCCGCACGCCGACCCCGCCGAGGTCGACCTCGGCCCCCGCGAGGTCAGCGTCACCGTCGACCTCAAGGCGGGACCCGAGCGGGCGACCGTCTGGACCAACGACCTGACCCACGCCTACGTCCACGAGAACAGCGCGTACTCCTCATGA